In a genomic window of Lepisosteus oculatus isolate fLepOcu1 unplaced genomic scaffold, fLepOcu1.hap2 HAP2_SCAFFOLD_544, whole genome shotgun sequence:
- the nupr1b gene encoding nuclear protein 1b translates to MACFVEVKKLQPTQFEGEYYDKYEFYNLTDRYCVSSSRKGRSKRESSCNTNRPSPAGHERKLSTKLQNSLRHSRE, encoded by the exons ATGGCCTGCTTTGTCGAGGTGAAGAAACTGCAGCCCACCCAGTTTGAGGGAGAGTACTATGACAAGTATGAGTTCTACAACCTGACCGACAGATACTGTG tGAGCTCCTCCAGGAAGGGCCGGTCCAAACGAGAGTCCAGCTGCAACACCAACAGGCCCAGCCCAGCAGGACACGAGAGGAAACTGAGCACCAAGCTGCAGAACAGCCTGAGGCacagcagagagtga